In Apium graveolens cultivar Ventura chromosome 10, ASM990537v1, whole genome shotgun sequence, the following are encoded in one genomic region:
- the LOC141692329 gene encoding thaumatin-like protein: MIISCIFSILFVTICLSLVATDGSQLILVNNCKETIWPGTQGGAGHPYPNNGGFVLSSGQEVVMDVPDKWSGRIWARQGCRFDLNGKGSCDTGDCAGLLHCQGMGGVPPATVVEMTLGTSTSPLHFYDVSLVDGFNLPISMAPVGGGIGCGRAACEVDLNICCPSALEVKVNGKVVGCKSACLAMGSPKYCCTGEYANPKTCKPTLFAHLFKAICPKAYSYAFDDSSSLNKCRATRYVITFCPPK, from the exons ATGATAATTTCCTgtattttttcaattttatttgTTACAATATGCCTTTCCCTGGTTGCAACAG ATGGATCTCAGCTGATACTAGTAAACAATTGCAAAGAAACAATATGGCCCGGAACTCAAGGCGGTGCAGGGCATCCTTACCCAAACAATGGTGGTTTTGTTCTGAGCAGTGGCCAGGAAGTAGTTATGGATGTGCCTGATAAATGGTCAGGGCGTATATGGGCTAGGCAAGGTTGTCGATTCGATCTGAATGGAAAAGGTTCATGTGACACTGGTGATTGTGCTGGCCTATTGCATTGTCAGGGCATGGGAGGTGTCCCACCAGCAACAGTTGTAGAAATGACACTTGGAACCTCCACTTCTCCTCTGCATTTTTATGATGTTAGTCTAGTTGATGGCTTCAATTTGCCTATTTCGATGGCACCTGTAGGTGGTGGCATTGGTTGTGGCAGGGCAGCGTGTGAAGTTGATTTGAACATATGTTGCCCCTCAGCATTGGAAGTTAAGGTAAATGGCAAAGTTGTGGGGTGTAAAAGTGCTTGTTTAGCCATGGGATCTCCTAAATATTGTTGCACTGGGGAGTATGCTAATCCGAAAACTTGCAAGCCCACTCTTTTCGCGCATTTGTTCAAAGCTATCTGTCCTAAAGCGTATAGTTATGCTTTTGATGATTCTTCTAGCCTTAACAAGTGCAGGGCTACGCGGTATGTTATTACTTTCTGCCCACCCAAATGA
- the LOC141690357 gene encoding uncharacterized protein LOC141690357: MAKEGPNWDGLLKWSLAHSDGTQPTRNLSEEDKKWFMEAMQAQTIDVVKRMKEITLVMQTPEEVLQEHGVTPTDIEDMLDELQEHVEAIDMANDLHSIGGLGPLLNYLRNSHAAIRAKAADVVSTIVQNNPRSQQLVMEANGLESLLSNFSSDPDIAVRTQALGAISSLIRNNRPGVAAFRLANGYASLRDALSSDSVRFQRKALSLIQYLVQENYADSNVITELGFPRTMMHLASSEDAQVREAALSGLLELSKHKSDENGSSSSDEDAKLKQILQDRIESISLMSPEDLGAAKEERQLVDSLWSAHFNEPSSLRQKGLLVLPGEDAPAPDVASKHFEPALRAWAANSPAGGAHSSSSEKKEAPLLLGLGPPSQ, from the exons ATGGCTAAAGAAGGACCCAATTGGGATGGTTTGCTTAAGTGGAGTCTTGCTCATTCAGATGGAACTCAACCCACTCGTAATCTCAG TGAGGAGGACAAGAAATGGTTCATGGAGGCAATGCAAGCCCAGACCATAGATGTTGTGAAAAGAATGAAAGAGATAACACTTGTTATGCAAACTCCCGAAGAAGTCTTGCAGGAGCATGGAGTGACTCCCACTGATATTGAAG ATATGTTAGATGAGTTGCAAGAGCATGTTGAGGCAATTGACATGGCCAATG ATCTTCACTCGATTGGGGGTTTGGGCCCATTGCTCAATTATCTGAGGAACTCTCATGCTGCTATTCGAGCAAAAGCTGCTGATGTGGTGTCTACCATTGTTCAGAACAATCCCAGGAGCCAGCAACTGGTCATGGAAGCAAATGGTTTAGAATCTCTTTTATCTAATTTCAGTTCAGATCCTGATATTGCTGTTCGTACACAAGCGCTTGGGGCCATTTCTT CTTTAATCCGGAACAACAGACCTGGAGTTGCTGCATTTCGCCTTGCAAATGGTTATGCATCTCTTAGAGATGCATTGAGTTCTGACAGTGTCAGATTCCAGAG GAAAGCCCTTAGCTTGATCCAATATCTTGTGCAAGAGAATTATGCAGACTCCAATGTAATTACTGAGTTGGGATTTCCTCGTACTATGATGCACCTGGCCTCTAGTGAAGATGCTCAAGTACGAGAAGCTGCACTTAGTGGCCTTCTGGAGCTTTCTAAACACAAGTCAGATGAAAATGGCAGTAGTTCGAGTGATGAAGATGCAAAACTCAAGCAAATTCTTCAAGATCGCATTGAAAGTATTAGCTTGATGTCACCTGAAGATCTAGGTGCTGCAAAAGAAGAGAGGCAGCTGGTGGACTCCCTTTGGAGTGCTCACTTTAATGAGCCATCATCTCTTCGACAGAAGGGGCTTCTTGTCCTTCCAGGAGAAGATGCACCAGCACCAGATGTTGCCAGCAAGCATTTTGAACCTGCTCTTCGGGCATGGGCTGCAAACTCACCAGCTGGTGGTGCCCATAGTTCTAGCTCTGAAAAGAAAGAGGCTCCCTTGTTATTGGGTCTTGGTCCTCCATCCCAGTAG
- the LOC141691486 gene encoding uncharacterized protein LOC141691486 yields MMIPPDLVTMRWTINGNKVTGPLPCTPRMLGNVVESQTSRYSGLCKAFQGLSIVGSCSVPRYNYLMSVIEREKEYVIKSFPGEERDRKKNEDYKSEDEEDDEEDDPLLDPPRSQTKGRPKAGRFKNGIETSSSNKQFRKCSFCGAREEGHDRRNCPSRLLGKKGKK; encoded by the coding sequence ATGATGATACCGCCAGATCTTGTCACAATGAGGTGGACAATAAATGGAAACAAAGTTACGGGACCTCTACCGTGTACCCCTCGGATGCTTGGTAATGTTGTAGAATCTCAAACATCaagatatagtggattgtgtaaAGCTTTCCAAGGTTTGTCCATTGTTGGTAGTTGCTCCGTTCCACGGTACAATTACTTGATGAGCGTGATCGAGAGAGAAAAGGAGTATGTGATTAAGTCTTTTCCGGGAGAAGAGAGAGATAGAAAAAAAAATGAGGACTataaaagtgaagatgaagaagatgatgaagaagatgatccGTTATTAGATCCTCCAAGGTCACAAACAAAAGGACGTCCAAAAGCGGGTAGATTCAAAAATGGTATCGAGACGTCAAGTTCAAATAAACAATTTCGAAAGTGCAGTTTTTGTGGGGCGAGGGAAGAAGGCCATGATAGAAGAAATTGTCCCTCGAGATTATtaggaaaaaaaggaaaaaaatga